From one Triticum urartu cultivar G1812 chromosome 3, Tu2.1, whole genome shotgun sequence genomic stretch:
- the LOC125549206 gene encoding chitinase CLP-like produces the protein MASRSTTALACPNFKMWQPKDLLLIAVSLCILACTVAGDGGGRPLVTAVTRDAATSLYTIPVMSGSPLVLDLSGPIVWSTCDGGASHDTLECNDIDCMRAHRFHPPNCPHTGYGMPDADNPYRCKCTAHPHNPVSGDTASGDMTRVALSANATDGRNPLGPVSFTAVASCAPDSLLAGLPAGAVGVAGLARSGLAFPAQAARTQGVANSFALCLGSRGRGGVAIFGGGPLFAANGRSITDMLGGDTPLRKHGDSPGYYVSASRGVFVDGAQVPLDTYAPLTIGFSTTTPYAQVRHDVYRPLIDAFDRAMEREGAITAGARVPSPAGSPFELCYNSSRLSLTRFGYFVPTVGFGLEGGSGWAVQGINSMALVIGRPTACFGFVEMKEGDKAGYGGGAAPAVVLGGLQMEENLVVFNEEKQTMAFTGQINGRGLFCSNFNFTVPA, from the coding sequence ATGGCATCTCGATCGACCACAGCACTGGCCTGTCCAAATTTCAAAATGTGGCAACCAAAAGACCTCCTCCTCATCGCCGTCTCGCTGTGTATCCTGGCGTGCACGGtggcgggcgacggcggcggcaggcCGCTGGTGACGGCCGTCACAAGGGACGCGGCCACCTCCCTCTACACCATCCCCGTCATGTCCGGCAGCCCGCTGGTCCTCGACCTCTCCGGCCCCATCGTCTGGTCCACCTGCGACGGCGGCGCCTCCCACGACACGCTCGAGTGCAACGACATCGACTGCATGCGCGCGCACCGCTTCCACCCGCCCAACTGCCCGCACACCGGCTACGGCATGCCGGACGCCGACAACCCTTATCGCTGCAAGTGCACCGCACACCCGCACAACCCCGTCTCCGGGGACACCGCGTCGGGGGACATGACCCGCGTGGCGCTCTCCGCCAACGCCACCGACGGCAGGAACCCGTTGGGCCCGGTATCGTTCACCGCCGTGGCGTCTTGCGCGCCGGACTCCCTGTTAGCGGGGCTGCCGGCGGGGGCTGTCGGCGTCGCGGGGCTCGCGCGCTCAGGCCTCGCGTTCCCCGCTCAGGCCGCGCGCACGCAGGGCGTCGCTAACTCGTTCGCGCTCTGCCTCGGGAGCCGCGGCCGTGGCGGCGTCGCCATCTTCGGCGGGGGCCCGCTCTTCGCGGCGAACGGGCGGTCCATCACGGACATGCTGGGCGGCGACACCCCGCTCCGCAAGCACGGGGATTCCCCCGGCTACTACGTCTCGGCCAGCAGGGGCGTCTTCGTTGACGGAGCGCAGGTGCCGCTGGACACGTACGCACCGCTCACCATCGGCTTCTCCACGACGACCCCGTACGCGCAGGTGCGCCACGACGTGTACCGCCCGCTCATCGACGCGTTCGACCGGGCCATGGAACGCGAGGGTGCGATAACCGCCGGTGCGAGGGTCCCCTCCCCGGCCGGGTCGCCGTTCGAGCTGTGCTACAACTCTTCGAGGCTGTCACTGACGCGGTTCGGCTACTTCGTGCCGACGGTCGGCTTTGGGCTGGAGGGCGGCTCGGGCTGGGCGGTGCAGGGCATCAACTCCATGGCGCTGGTGATCGGACGCCCCACGGCGTGCTTCGGTTTCGTGGAGATGAAGGAGGGAGACAAGGCCGGGTATGGCGGCGGTGCGGCGCCAGCGGTGGTGCTCGGAGGGTTGCAGATGGAGGAGAACCTGGTGGTGTTCAACGAGGAGAAGCAGACCATGGCCTTCACCGGGCAGATCAACGGGAGGGGGCTCTTTTGCAGCAACTTCAATTTTACCGTGCCCGCCTAG